A portion of the Juglans microcarpa x Juglans regia isolate MS1-56 chromosome 1D, Jm3101_v1.0, whole genome shotgun sequence genome contains these proteins:
- the LOC121258185 gene encoding uncharacterized protein At1g51745-like isoform X2, with translation MGSSSGEAKSNGIDASVGGLVWVRRRNGSWWPGRIMGLDELSEGSLVSPRSGTPVKLLGREDASVDWYNLEKSKRVKAFRCGEYDECIEKAKASAANSNKKAVKYARREDAILHALEIESVRLGKDRLDFFQRDNSVGDLGIARESPSMSHSGEENEDMDDDASDYEDNSNSAPELSQSGLSFEEPNHNNSYKVQAVTRRRTPNDSEDDGTEGVKRMRGLEDLGMGIVSKRKTGGVLDLVQQDGASLCDSSAGNCISNGSPVNGSKSYLLSLKRKRSQVANVHEFLKRKSRRRPLTKVLESTAMVFVPVICDQLPSSSGSPLRGISECRVSVLESNDMKKSVTVNKNSDSIGILCENGVPLKASELACDASELACDASNIVYKTKESETSSVTALVENDSSDRLFDVPFVGVLGEEKHSAGLSPIPVSFSSGRPHIAALGRQCSQSSPAEAVSLRHEGLNESGSTSSAAVHVNNISQRIEKGIEHLEGSDQKVDCTGVGGGPTSYNCTSRPKCKSIAEGPEDGFRDWGKHLSRDSHMRVPTAEVKLSPDGSLTPQRSLPFRQSRFTVRSRYQIPGFPVRNISTDASLYDVKIEVKASYRPQHVPLVSLMSKLNGKAIVGHPLTVEVLDDGCCDDLLSSMECSLEAGEMHNAVKPNSVTGRVSAKHLALRPRFSLAKSPKIKKSGLLSKKTRKLSSLTGHKQFEEERKPMIEKPKGPVMACIPLKVVFSRINEAVNGLARPTHRVLKSCVP, from the exons ATGGGGAGTAGTTCTGGTGAGGCCAAATCCAACGGCATCGATGCGTCGGTGGGCGGGTTGGTTTGGGTCCGCCGCAGAAACGGGTCGTGGTGGCCGGGCCGTATAATGGGCCTCGACGAGTTGTCGGAGGGTTCCTTGGTTTCGCCGAGATCAGGGACTCCCGTTAAGCTTCTGGGTCGCGAGGACGCAAGCGT GGATTGGTATAATCTTGAAAAATCCAAGAGGGTAAAGGCGTTTCGGTGTGGGGAGTATGATGAATGCATTGAAAAAGCAAAGGCTTCTGCAGCTAATTCCAATAAAAAAGCTGTTAAATATGCTCGGAGGGAAGATGCGATTCTTCATGCTCTCGAGATTGAGAGTGTCCGCCTGGGCAAGGATCGATTGGACTTCTTTCAAAGGGATAATTCAGTAGGAGACCTTGGTATTGCCAGAGAGTCACCTAGTATGTCTCATTCTGGTGAAGAAAACGAGGATATGGATGATGATGCAAGTGATTATGAAGATAACTCAAATTCAGCACCTGAGTTATCTCAATCTGGTTTATCTTTTGAAGAGCCAAATCATAATAATTCATATAAGGTGCAAGCTGTCACAAGAAGAAGAACCCCAAATGATTCTGAGGATGATGGAACAGAAGGAGTTAAGCGAATGAGAGGACTTGAGGACCTGGGCATGGGTATTGTGTCGAAAAGAAAGACTGGAGGGGtgcttgatttagttcaacaaGATGGTGCTTCACTCTGTGATTCAAGTGCTGGGAATTGCATATCTAATGGAAGTCCTGTCAATGGTAGCAAAAGTTATTTGTTGTCACTTAAAAGAAAGAGATCTCAAGTGGCGAATGTTCAtgaatttttgaaaagaaaaagtcgCCGCCGACCATTAACGAAGGTTTTGGAGAGTACTGCCATGGTGTTTGTTCCAGTTATTTGTGATCAGCTTCCCAGTTCAAGCGGTTCACCTCTTCGGGGCATATCTGAATGTAGGGTTTCGGTTTTAGAATCTAACGATATGAAGAAATCTGTGACAGTTAACAAGAATTCAGATAGCATTGGAATTTTGTGTGAGAATGGAGTCCCTCTAAAGGCTTCTGAACTTGCTTGTGATGCTTCTGAACTTGCTTGTGATGCTTCCAATATCGTTTACAAGACGAAGGAGAGTGAAACTTCCAGTGTAACTGCATTGGTGGAGAATGATTCTTCTGACAGGTTATTTGATGTACCATTTGTTGGGGTCCTTGGGGAGGAAAAACACTCTGCAG GTCTTTCGCCTATCCCTGTGTCTTTTTCATCGGGAAGGCCTCACATTGCTGCACTGGGAAGGCAATGTAGTCAGAGTAGTCCAGCTGAAGCTGTATCTTTGAGACATGAGGGACTAAACGAATCTGGTTCTACCAGTTCAGCTGCTGTTCACGTTAATAATATTAGCCAGAGGATAGAGAAAG GTATAGAGCACTTGGAAGGTTCAGATCAGAAAGTTGATTGCACTGGCGTTGGTGGAGGCCCCACTTCATATAATTGTACCTCACGACCAAAGTGCAAATCAATTGCTGAAGGCCCAGAAGATGGATTCAGGGACTGGGGCAAGCATCTGTCGAGGGATTCTCATATGAGAGTGCCAACAGCTGAGGTGAAGCTATCACCTGATGGCTCTTTGACACCTCAAAGGTCACTCCCGTTTCGTCAATCCCGCTTTACGGTTCGCTCCAGATATCAGATACCAGGTTTTCCTGTCAGAAATATTTCTACTGATGCTTCATTATATGATGTTAAGATTGAGGTGAAAGCGAGCTATCGGCCACAGCATGTTCCATTGGTTTCCCTAATGAGTAAGTTGAATGGTAAAGCCATTGTTGGTCACCCTCTCACAGTTGAGGTTTTGGATGATGGCTGTTGTGATGATCTCTTGAGTAGCATGGAGTGCAGTCTGGAAGCTGGTGAAATGCATAATGCTGTGAAGCCAAATTCAGTAACTGGAAGAGTTAGTGCCAAGCACTTGGCGTTGCGACCACGTTTTTCACTGGCCAAATCACCAAAGATAAAGAAATCTGGGTTATTGTCTAAAAAGACGCGGAAACTGTCTTCATTGACTGGTCACAAGCAGTTTGAAGAAGAGCGGAAACCAATGATAGAAAAGCCCAAAGGTCCTGTTATGGCGTGCATCCCTTTAAAAGTAGTCTTCAGTAGAATAAATGAAGCAGTGAATGGATTGGCACGGCCAACGCACCGTGTGTTAAAATCATGCGTCCCATGA
- the LOC121258185 gene encoding uncharacterized protein At1g51745-like isoform X1 has protein sequence MGSSSGEAKSNGIDASVGGLVWVRRRNGSWWPGRIMGLDELSEGSLVSPRSGTPVKLLGREDASVDWYNLEKSKRVKAFRCGEYDECIEKAKASAANSNKKAVKYARREDAILHALEIESVRLGKDRLDFFQRDNSVGDLGIARESPSMSHSGEENEDMDDDASDYEDNSNSAPELSQSGLSFEEPNHNNSYKVQAVTRRRTPNDSEDDGTEGVKRMRGLEDLGMGIVSKRKTGGVLDLVQQDGASLCDSSAGNCISNGSPVNGSKSYLLSLKRKRSQVANVHEFLKRKSRRRPLTKVLESTAMVFVPVICDQLPSSSGSPLRGISECRVSVLESNDMKKSVTVNKNSDSIGILCENGVPLKASELACDASELACDASNIVYKTKESETSSVTALVENDSSDRLFDVPFVGVLGEEKHSAGLSPIPVSFSSGRPHIAALGRQCSQSSPAEAVSLRHEGLNESGSTSSAAVHVNNISQRIEKGSSKWQLKRKRNSRNLSNNRKQVSRKLADMDDESNAYLAGIEHLEGSDQKVDCTGVGGGPTSYNCTSRPKCKSIAEGPEDGFRDWGKHLSRDSHMRVPTAEVKLSPDGSLTPQRSLPFRQSRFTVRSRYQIPGFPVRNISTDASLYDVKIEVKASYRPQHVPLVSLMSKLNGKAIVGHPLTVEVLDDGCCDDLLSSMECSLEAGEMHNAVKPNSVTGRVSAKHLALRPRFSLAKSPKIKKSGLLSKKTRKLSSLTGHKQFEEERKPMIEKPKGPVMACIPLKVVFSRINEAVNGLARPTHRVLKSCVP, from the exons ATGGGGAGTAGTTCTGGTGAGGCCAAATCCAACGGCATCGATGCGTCGGTGGGCGGGTTGGTTTGGGTCCGCCGCAGAAACGGGTCGTGGTGGCCGGGCCGTATAATGGGCCTCGACGAGTTGTCGGAGGGTTCCTTGGTTTCGCCGAGATCAGGGACTCCCGTTAAGCTTCTGGGTCGCGAGGACGCAAGCGT GGATTGGTATAATCTTGAAAAATCCAAGAGGGTAAAGGCGTTTCGGTGTGGGGAGTATGATGAATGCATTGAAAAAGCAAAGGCTTCTGCAGCTAATTCCAATAAAAAAGCTGTTAAATATGCTCGGAGGGAAGATGCGATTCTTCATGCTCTCGAGATTGAGAGTGTCCGCCTGGGCAAGGATCGATTGGACTTCTTTCAAAGGGATAATTCAGTAGGAGACCTTGGTATTGCCAGAGAGTCACCTAGTATGTCTCATTCTGGTGAAGAAAACGAGGATATGGATGATGATGCAAGTGATTATGAAGATAACTCAAATTCAGCACCTGAGTTATCTCAATCTGGTTTATCTTTTGAAGAGCCAAATCATAATAATTCATATAAGGTGCAAGCTGTCACAAGAAGAAGAACCCCAAATGATTCTGAGGATGATGGAACAGAAGGAGTTAAGCGAATGAGAGGACTTGAGGACCTGGGCATGGGTATTGTGTCGAAAAGAAAGACTGGAGGGGtgcttgatttagttcaacaaGATGGTGCTTCACTCTGTGATTCAAGTGCTGGGAATTGCATATCTAATGGAAGTCCTGTCAATGGTAGCAAAAGTTATTTGTTGTCACTTAAAAGAAAGAGATCTCAAGTGGCGAATGTTCAtgaatttttgaaaagaaaaagtcgCCGCCGACCATTAACGAAGGTTTTGGAGAGTACTGCCATGGTGTTTGTTCCAGTTATTTGTGATCAGCTTCCCAGTTCAAGCGGTTCACCTCTTCGGGGCATATCTGAATGTAGGGTTTCGGTTTTAGAATCTAACGATATGAAGAAATCTGTGACAGTTAACAAGAATTCAGATAGCATTGGAATTTTGTGTGAGAATGGAGTCCCTCTAAAGGCTTCTGAACTTGCTTGTGATGCTTCTGAACTTGCTTGTGATGCTTCCAATATCGTTTACAAGACGAAGGAGAGTGAAACTTCCAGTGTAACTGCATTGGTGGAGAATGATTCTTCTGACAGGTTATTTGATGTACCATTTGTTGGGGTCCTTGGGGAGGAAAAACACTCTGCAG GTCTTTCGCCTATCCCTGTGTCTTTTTCATCGGGAAGGCCTCACATTGCTGCACTGGGAAGGCAATGTAGTCAGAGTAGTCCAGCTGAAGCTGTATCTTTGAGACATGAGGGACTAAACGAATCTGGTTCTACCAGTTCAGCTGCTGTTCACGTTAATAATATTAGCCAGAGGATAGAGAAAGGTAGTTCAAAGTGGCAGTTAAAACGAAAGAGGAATTCAAGAAACTTAAGTAACAATAGAAAACAGGTCTCCAGAAAACTTGCGGACATGgatgatgaatccaatgcttATTTGGCAGGTATAGAGCACTTGGAAGGTTCAGATCAGAAAGTTGATTGCACTGGCGTTGGTGGAGGCCCCACTTCATATAATTGTACCTCACGACCAAAGTGCAAATCAATTGCTGAAGGCCCAGAAGATGGATTCAGGGACTGGGGCAAGCATCTGTCGAGGGATTCTCATATGAGAGTGCCAACAGCTGAGGTGAAGCTATCACCTGATGGCTCTTTGACACCTCAAAGGTCACTCCCGTTTCGTCAATCCCGCTTTACGGTTCGCTCCAGATATCAGATACCAGGTTTTCCTGTCAGAAATATTTCTACTGATGCTTCATTATATGATGTTAAGATTGAGGTGAAAGCGAGCTATCGGCCACAGCATGTTCCATTGGTTTCCCTAATGAGTAAGTTGAATGGTAAAGCCATTGTTGGTCACCCTCTCACAGTTGAGGTTTTGGATGATGGCTGTTGTGATGATCTCTTGAGTAGCATGGAGTGCAGTCTGGAAGCTGGTGAAATGCATAATGCTGTGAAGCCAAATTCAGTAACTGGAAGAGTTAGTGCCAAGCACTTGGCGTTGCGACCACGTTTTTCACTGGCCAAATCACCAAAGATAAAGAAATCTGGGTTATTGTCTAAAAAGACGCGGAAACTGTCTTCATTGACTGGTCACAAGCAGTTTGAAGAAGAGCGGAAACCAATGATAGAAAAGCCCAAAGGTCCTGTTATGGCGTGCATCCCTTTAAAAGTAGTCTTCAGTAGAATAAATGAAGCAGTGAATGGATTGGCACGGCCAACGCACCGTGTGTTAAAATCATGCGTCCCATGA
- the LOC121261576 gene encoding 60S ribosomal protein L28-2-like, which produces MATVPGPLIWEMVKKNNSFLVKEFGRGTASVQFSKESNNLYNLNSYKHSGLANKKTVTIQPEGKSQSVLLATTKTKKQNKPVALFHKSVMKKEFQRMVNAVSNQVADNYYRPDLKHAALSRLSAVHRSLKVAKSGVKRRNRQAVKVPGRK; this is translated from the exons ATGGCGACAGTACCGGGGCCGTTGATATGGGAGATGGTGAAGAAGAACAACTCATTCCTCGTGAAGGAGTTCGGGAGAGGAACGGCGAGCGTGCAGTTCAGCAAGGAGAGCAACAACCTCTACAACCTTAACTCCTACAAGCACTCTG GGTTGGCAAACAAGAAAACAGTTACCATTCAGCCCGAGGGCAAAAGTCAATCTGTGTTGCTTGCTACAACCAAGACTAAGAAACAGAACAAGCCTGTGGCTTTGTTTCACAAGTCTGTCATGAAAAAGGAGTTCCAAAGGATGGTAAATGCGGTTTCAAACCAG GTTGCAGATAACTACTACAGGCCAGATCTAAAACATGCTGCCCTTTCTAGGTTAAGTGCTGTGCACAGGAGCCTGAAAGTTGCCAAATCCGGTGTCAAGAGGAGGAATAGGCAGGCTGTGAAAGTTCCTGGTAGGAAGTGA